Part of the Notamacropus eugenii isolate mMacEug1 chromosome 5, mMacEug1.pri_v2, whole genome shotgun sequence genome is shown below.
CAGACCAACAAGAGACATAATTTTTAGGTaatcaatcattttattaataatggtaGCATATTACCAATAAATTGAGTCAGTGACACTCTCAGATGCCAAAGAGGAATCATGGCAGTGGGCTTTTTAtgtccttggaagagtgggtacTCCTGAGAGTGGCACTCAGCTCTGAGTGGTTTAACAAGTAATGGGACAGagtgaatattacaatgagaggtggacctattctaatgagaggCTGGGGGATGTAACTTTAATTCTGTCATTTACTTCTATATGACCTGGCCTTGGCCAATCTAATCAAAGAATTGATCCCCGCCCCACTCCAAACCTGTGTAGAGCACAGTAGGCTTCCCCAGCTGGGTGAGGTCTGAATAAGATTGAGGAGAAAGCTAATTCAGCCTCATAATCAGCGGTGTTCTTCAGAGACTGAACAACCTACAGGCTTCTGAAAAAATCCTGATCGTAATTCAGTAATTATTGATATGAGGgataaataatcatttctctcactagCCACACATTCACTATTCCAAGCTGCCTCTTGCTAAAACAACccaattctttctttcctggCACTCCTGAATTCCAATGGTACCTGAACCGGGCCTGGGGGTGAGCAGCTTGCGTCTTAGAAGCTGTGACTGTGGAGATGTTTGGGAAATGTCCTGTATTTttggatttgtgattttgttggcATAAGGAACTCGGCGGGGAAACTGTCTACCAGTGGAGGTTGGCTTGTGCCATTCAGCTTAGAGTCATCTCAAGAGATTTTGTTTGGGTACCTAGAaattgtgctctctctctctctctctctctctctctgtctgtctctctctctctctctctgtctgtctctctctctctctctctctctctctctctctctctcacacacacacacacacacacacacacacacacacatttgcctGAGGTATGACTTAGAACCAGGTTCTTGGCCAGTTCTCTATATTCCCTATATTCTATTACATGGCCTCCCCCATACCCTGAGCAATCTACATGTGGGGTCTCTCTTTACAAAAGACAGAACAGTGTGTGCGCTTGTTATTCTGTGTTAAGAGGGCTATGACAGTAGTCTAGATGTGCAGTAAGAAGGGCTTATATTAGTGTGACATTAAAGGGAACAGAGAAAGGAGGCAGGAGCTACCCCGGGCAAAAGCCAGACGTCCAGGATTCCtggtgttgacctgaaagttaGGTTAAAAGAGGGAAACAGGCTAGGTGattataaattcatattgtttattcccttaaagctagtagATACGTGTTGCATGGAGCCAAAGCATAAGTTCTGACTGTCTGATAAGAGAATGACAAGCTTTTTATATTTTAGAACAATCCCAAATCTAGGTCTCTATGTCATCAAATTTATGCTTTCCATATATGTTTAACCATATTAGgataaaggaattttcttaattgattaggtggtaaatacaataagacaGTTGATAGAGGGTCCATTGAAACTACGACCCAGGatatgtgttttctttaccattaacatgccataatatggtatgtgtccataaaatattaagataagaaaaaatctCATTATTCtagatagtgtcttgggttaagggtctcGTCCTTAATGgtcacaaacagaagaaaatgttcttaagtcagccccatctggccttgttggcATAGGAACAAGTATTCTCTGAACGAAGAGATAACTGTTAGGTCtaggctcttcttctgattgattagttcaggctctggcccttaCTGAGGTCcaaatgatattaaataattaTCACTGGCTATCCCTAAAGGTTCATTTAGTGTGGTTGAGAGAAGGGGACAAACCACTGTTTCTACTGAAAGTAAGAAATTGTTCTTTATTGGGGATGAGAAAGATCACATCCCAGACTGGAGTTGGGAGGAGATAGGGAGGATCCGGGAGGCCTGCAAGGGAAGGACACAGCACTGGCCCACACCTGTCCTCAGGCAGCACTGAGGAGCTTATAGGCAGGTGTCCACAGGAAGTACCTTGTAGTATAGGGGGGCAGGGCTCAAGTACTGGTGCTCCAGAACCTGAGTCAGGgtttggaggtgggggtgggggtgggggtgggggtggggatgcgGGGCAGCCCTCTGGCATGGCAGGTGTCAGAATGGGTCAAGCTCTTCCAGGTCAGCTCCATGATCCCGTAGGGTGTACTACCTGTTGGTAAGATCGTGTGTACTTGGTTCCTGCCAGGCAGGGGCAGGACCGTCTGGAATCTGGGTTGGTAGATTTTACGGTGAGACCCGCAGTAAAAATGGTAGAGGAGACGCTCCCCCGGTACCTCGTCTTCCGTGTGGAGGGCCTGCTTATATAGTATGTCCAGTGGTGGGGATTCCTTTTTCTGCAGTAGTTCATTGAACAGCACATGGACCTTGGTGGACCTGAGATGGTATAGATCCAGGAGCTGGTGGAAGTGGGCCAGCCAGGAGGTGTTGTCTTGCTTATAACGCTCCTGGAGGGTCACTAGGATGTGGTACAGGGCAACGAAGGTCTCCCAGGGAAGTGTATCCTGGGGCCGGATGGCAGAGGCTCTCTTGGGCTGCTTCCTTGAATGCCTCCACTGGGAACTGATCTTTCTCCTCCAAGTCTGGAGGTCCCTTTTCAATTGCCAGATCAAAGGTAACTTTTCTACATAGGTGGAGGCACCCTGAGGCAAATCTTGCAAGGATGACATACGTAGAGGCCCCTTGTCCTTGAACACCATTGAAAACCTCTTTGTCCAGCTCTCTGAGTCCCTAGGACGTTTTGTAGTGGCGGAGGGGGTGGTGGAGATCCCAGTAGCCAAAGAGGTGGCTGGAGCAGTGACTGCAGCAGTAGTTGGGATGGCTGTTAATGGCTCTCTCCTGAGCAGAGGCTTAGGCTCCTCTCTCTTGATGGGAGGGATAACCTTCAAGCGCCCTGGGCCTATAGTGATTTTCCTCCTGTCAACCTCAGAAAGGGCAGGTCCTGTGTCAACCAGCTTCCTCTGGGGCAGAGTAATGGCCTGCAGACTGGCCAGGTGCAGCCAAtccatttgtttttctgagaGGATCTTGGCTAGCAGCTGGTACAAGTACTGGTAAGTGTCCTGGGAGAGGGGCTCCCGGTCTTGGAGCTTCTGTAGGGTGCTTTTCAGCCAGACTCGATCCATCTGGCTAAGATCCAGGGTGTCATCGGTGAAGTCAAGGTCGGCCACTCCAACCGTGGGTTCTCCCAGCATGATCTGCTGCAGCAGCAGAAACCACTTCCACCGGTCCTCTGTCATCGTCGTCatcgtcttcttcttcttcttctcctgttTCTTGGCCACATAAGAGGGGGCCTTGAGCTTTCTGAGTTGGTGGAGCTTCATGAGAgacactctttcctccttttcttgacCTCGGGCCTCAGGTTCCAGAACCATCTGCTCCCTAAGCTTCTGAAGCATATGTTTGTGCCGGGCTAAATAGAGTTCCTTCTGGATGTTTTCCCATGAACTGGCAACATCTTGCAAGTCTTCCCATGGAGTTATGACTTCAAGTTTCTTGAAGGTCTTCTGgaacttctcttctctcctttccttggaGAAAGAAGCTGGCTTCAGAAGCTCTAGCCCCATGTCTTTCTTGGGACCCTTCTCAGCTGCCTTCCAAAAAGGTTTTCCCAAAATGCCTTCCTTTGAGATGAATGGACTCCCTTCTACAGCAATAACATAtatgtcttcctcctcctcctcttcctcctcctcctcctcttcctcctcctcttcctcctcctcctcctcttcctcctcctcctcctcctcctcctcctcctcctcctcctcctcctcctcctcctcttcctccaactCCGGCCCCTTCTCCAAGGGTTGTTCCTGGCGTTCCCTGGCCTTCTGCTCTTTCCTCAGCTTCATCACCTTCTTAAGTTGTTGAAGCTTCCTCTGAAGCCAATTCAGCCAATTCTTCAGCTCCCGAGTCTCCTTCACCTCCTCCTGGGTCATTTTCAAGCCAGCCTCTTTCTGGAGTTTAGCTTGCTCCGCCATGGCCAGCTTCCATTCCTTCTTGGCCAGTTTCATCTCCCTAGAGTAGATCTTCTTCTCCAACAAGGCCAGCTTGTTCTCCTCCTTGGCCAGCCTCCTCTCCTCATTAGCCAGTCTTTTCCCCTGGTGAGCCAGACTCAGTCGTCTCaagtccattttcttctccaggaggAGATCTTCAGACAGCTTcgctatctctttatctatcagGAGGTCCTCTTCCTCTATCTTCCTGCTCTCTTCCTTGGTCAGCTCTTTCTCATCCTCCATCAGCCCTCTTTCTTTCCGGAGCAGCCTCCTCCCCTGCCGGAGCTTCCTTCTCATTGCTGCCCTTTCCTCTTCAGATTTGGCCAATGCTTCAACTTCCGTCACATCTCTCAGAACCCTGGACAGCTCCCTCCGTCTCTCCTTCCAGAGCTGTCTCATCTGTTCACTCCTTGACTTCCCCTCCTCTGGCTTCAgcctttcctcctccaactccaaCATGGACTCCTCACTCCATTCATCCTTACTCAGGTGGTCACTTTCTTCTGAGGATGATGATTTCTTCCCAGAGCCTACCTGCTTGGAGGATTCACTCACCTCCTCAAGGGCATAAAGTCCTGTGTCCCCAGTCTTATGGAGCTGCTTCTTTTCCCTCCGTATCCTCTTCTTCTCCTGGTgaatcttcttcttcctttccttcagcaAAATCCCCTCTATGAAGAGCTCCTTTTTGTCCATGGTCACtgctttctcttccttatttactctcctcctcttttccctgagggtcctcctcttctcttttttggacAAAAGCCTGTCTTTTCCAATGGACTCCTCATCAGGGCTCagtgccatttcctccttcaacaACATGCGCTTTCTTTGgagtttttccttctcctcccggATCACCTCTGCCTTTTCCTCAGCCAGCTGCTTCTCTTCCAGCAGCAGGTTTTTCTCTTTGGTGGAGAGATCAATTTCTGCCTCCATCAGTTCTGTCTTTTTCCACCTTTTCTTCTGGGTTAATTGGATCTGCTCAGGTGTCAGCTTTTGCTGCTTCTGGAGCCAGACCAGAGTTTTCTCTGGCAGGATCCCCTCTTGCTCCAGGGGCATCCCCTTGTAATACAGCTCATCATCATACAGCCCCTCCTCATATAGTCCCTCTTCATACAGCCCCTCTTCAAATGGCCTTTCTTTAGATAGCCCCTCCTCATACAGTCCCTCTTCATACGGCCCCTCTTCAAATGGCCTTTCTTTGGATAGCCCCTCCTCATACAGTCCCTCTTCATACGGCCCCTCTTCAAATGGCCTTTCTTTGGATAGCCCCTCCTCATACAGTCCCTCTTCATACGGCCCCTCTTCAAATGGCCTTTCTTTGGATAGCCCCTCCTCATACAGTCCCTCTTCATATGGCCCCTCTTCAAATGGCTTTTCTGTGGATAGCCCCTCCTCATACAGTCCCTCTTCATACGGCCCCTCTTCAAATGGCCTTTCTTTGGATAGCCCCTCCTCATACAGTCCCTCTTCATACGGCCCCTCTTCAAATGGCCTTTCTTTGGATAGCCCCTCCTCATACAGTCCCTCTTCATACGGCCCCTCTTCAAATGGCCTTTCTTTGGATAGCCCCTCCTCATACAGTCCCTCTTCATACGGCCCCTCTTCAAATGGCCTTTCTTTGGATAGCCCCTCCTCATACAGTCCCTCTTCATACGGCCCCTCTTCAAATGGCCTTTCTTTGGATAGCCCCTCCTCATACAGTCCCTCTTCATACGGCCCCTCTTCAAATGGCCTTTCTTTGGATAGCCCCTCCTCATACAGTCCCTCTTCATACGGCCCCTCTTCAAATGGCCTTTCTTTGGATAGCCCCTCCTCATACAGTCCCTCTTCATACGGCCCCTCTTCAAATGGCCTTTCTTTGGATAGCCCCTCCTCATACAGTCCCTCTTCATACGGCCCCTCTTCAAATGGCCTTTCTTTGGATAGCCCCTCCTCATACAGTCCCTCTTCATACGGCCCCTCTTCAAATGGCCTTTCTTTGGATAGCCCCTCCTCATACAGTCCCTCTTCATACGGCCCCTCTTCAAATGGCCTTTCTTTGGATAGCCCCTCCTCATACAGTCCCTCTTCATACGGCCCCTCTTCAAATGGCCTTTCTTTGGGTAGCCCCTCCTCATACAGTCCCTCTTCATATGGCCCCTCTTCAAATGACCTTTCTTTGGGTAGCCCCTCCTCATACAGTCCCTCTTCATACGGCCCCTCTTCAAATGGCCTTTCTTTGGATAGCCCCTCCTCATACAGTCCCTCTTCATACGGCCCCTCTTCAAATGGCCTTTCTTTGGATAGCCCCTCCTCATACAGTCCCTCTTCATACGGCCCCTCTTCAAATGGCCTTTCTTTGGATAGCCCCTCCTCATACAGTCCCTCTTCATACGGCCCCTCTTCAAATGGCCTTTCTTTGGATAGCCCCTCCTCATACAGTCCCTCTTCATATGGCCCCTGTTCAAATGGCTTTTCTGTGGATAGCCCCTCCTCATACAGTCCCTCTTCATACAACCCCTCTTCAAATGACCTTTCTTTGGATAGCCCCTCCTCATACAGTCCCTCTTCATATGGCCCCTCTTCAAATGGCTTTTCTTTGGATAGCCCCTCCTCATACAGTCCCTCTTCATATGGCCCCTCTTCAAATGGCCTTTCTTTGGATAGCCCCTCCTCAAATGGCCTTTCTTTAGAGGGCCCCTCCTCAGATGGTCTTTCCTCAGATGGCCTTTCCTCAAATGGCCCCTCCTCATGTGGCCCCTCCTCAAATGGCCTTTCTTTAGACAGCCCCTTCTCAAATGACCTTTCTTTAGATGGTCCCTTCTCAGATGGCCTTTCTTTAGACCTCCCCTTCTCAGATGGCCTCTCTTTATATGGCCCCTTCTCAGACGGCTTTTCTTTGGATGGCCCCTTCTCAGACGGCCTTTCTTTGGATGGCCCCTTCTCAGACGGCCTTTCTTTGGATGGCCCCTTCTCAGACGGCCTTGCTTTAGCCGGCCCCTTCTCAGACGGCCTTTCTTTAGATAGTCCCTTCTCAGATGGCCTTTCTTTAGATAGTCCCTTCTGAGACGGCCTTTCTTTGGCTGGCCCCTTCTGAGATGGCCTTTCTTTGGCTGGCCGCTTCTCAGATGGCCTTTCTTTGGCTGGCCCCTTCTCAGATGGCCTTTCTTTGGCTGGCCCCTTCTCAGATGGCCTTTCTTTGGCTGGCCCCTTCTGAGACGGCCTTTCTTTGGCTGGCCCCTTCTCAGACGGCCTTTCTTTGGCTGGCCCCTTCTCAGATGGCCTTTCCTCAGACAGCTGGACCTCATGTAGCCCCTCCTCAAATGCTCTTTCCTTAGCCAGCCCCTTCTCAAATGACCTTTCTTTATATGGCCCCTTTTCAGATGGCCTTTCTTTAGATGGCCCCTTCTCAGATGGCCTTTCTTTAGATGACCCCTTCTCAGATGGCCTTTCTTTAGATGGCCCCTTCTCAGATGGCTTTTCTTTAGACCTCCCCTTCTCAGACAGCCGGACTTCATGTGGCCACTCCTCAGATGGCCTCTTCTCATGCCTCCTCTTCTCACGTGGCCCCTTCTCACGTGGCCCCACCTCAGGCAGCCCCACTTCATGAGGCCATCCCTCCTCATACAACTCTTCTTCATGCGGCCCCTCTTCCTCACTTAATTCCAGCACTGCATACAAGCCACTCTTCTCCAGAGGATGTTCTGTTGTTTCCTGAGGCTGCTTTTCCTTCTCCTGGAGCTCTaatctttccctttccatctGCTGTTTAGCTGCCCTCTGTGCCCTCTCCTCATGGGCCTGCAACTGGTCTTCCTTGGAGATGTGGCCTCTGTGAACCCTCTTTGCCATATCCCTGGccatcctcctctcttccctcattTTGTATTCCCTAGCCagcctcattttatccttgttCTCCTCCATGCTGTCCTTGAACAGCCTCAAGGCTAGGAGGGCTTTCTCCCCTAAGGCCTCATATTGCTCCTCCTCCTTGTCCCTTAAAAGCATTTCCTCTTCCCTGGCCGGTTCTGCCTTTAATTGGGCcagctctttctctttcttggccAGCTCTTCCTCTCTCCGGGCCAGCTCTTCTTTTATCTTGGCCAGATCACCTTCTTCCTTGGCTAGTCTCTTCTCCTTCCTGGCTAATCTCTCCTGCCTTCTGGACAGTTTCCACTCATGCCTCTTGAGTTTGGACTCTTGCAAGGTAAGGCCTTCAATATCTGAGAAGAACACTTTCCTTTTCCTGGGCTTCTGAGGACCTACGTCCTCTACCTCAGCCTCtgattccttctccttttcttctaagACCacaccctcttcttcctcctccccctcgtCCTCCTCCTGAGAAGGTGCTAGCAAAGGACATATGGCCTGGAAGAGTTCCCAGCTTGGGGACTGCTTATCCAGCCTCTCCTCAGCCAGGGCCACCATCTTTTGACCCAAATTCTCAACCAAGTCTTCTTGGGAGCCAGAAATTCTCATGTTTGTGAGCCGGCAGATGTCATCCCTCCAGGTTTCATCTTTGCCCTGTTCAAGGTAGTCAGACTTCCTCTTCTTTTCGTCCCTTTTCTCTTTGCCCTTCTCTGATTCTTTCCTCTGGT
Proteins encoded:
- the WDR87 gene encoding WD repeat-containing protein 87 is translated as MDVNNNIVPDMKTLRTLINEKREIEEKNENILDSEIVLNDAPQVVYKESRYPQNMPMICHYSLDAYYFVSLSWARMGKKDTQSVVWVYQKTGHQSVEKRDVPKLDRLPPVQALVHTDTHRVLIAYCGDLFLRVFGDHSLGFKMRSMIPCRFSISCLAYDPKADVLLSGITGALVTWIIEPGGKGLHIQQIVSMSGSERVQGISLDGPWNSILAMCESFLRVLVWRGQGQLEELQAFSSPTSGHSLTCCCTCSTEGYLFGGNQAGQILIWNLDHSINRQSFISFQAHSGPVVLVHNHAKIHTLLTAGGEGLVKEWHLTSGRLLRRLSICEDELLHLQFIDDNTFFCHTQHTFFLYHMSCFYQLFNNCGGTPQHLERINCGENRTLIFCHTEDGLFRFLCPITGNLLFLTWPFAALDNAVAWAYDPERWELFVALGNANVIIFDTTKCPSIPKYILQTCTNPEDQIQCMAYGQPHLGCGIDGLIYCGYQSGIVSVLSQHNCARTEKYMHIGPVLIISTLRGSPTSSRENTLICSYGMDHYVHLSEVILEDFKVSLSAFTSILSSCHIYHLVLMPKSVGAITDDSRLRLWKYCNFLVSPEMSEDSSFRETLPLHKYPIVSFDICLSLKIFTTGASDGTVGLWDMRGNPVARFSSTMQFGPVCFANERGDLLLTFNNCIYLVSCMKLLPLSRLNHLAGLNLEDEVKQVAKPFLPSFFLSFVTVFLPHYVYLGEGVQKLRGLNALPNLRTIAFDHTVPHVVEEIDGQIALKSKSQKRKRKVIFTLDQTPEEQKAPLTILTQEELALWDGLRPMRLLQRFFGQGRKWLIAPDGYIPNSVVRALLWPEGTPVFLQCRLQYTRRDLTCDGSKFRFFAMESIIEDELNFEVSEELAGRAMSSGPQDILPHLKDQNRNRLMSDMSVNNTITTLLSIMTSSLPEKYKQCIKVLAQIFASYDVLPGLRSEVARQLLEDTSHSEAEIRREAWEGLERLGLISHLFAIPLIRGLLDGDEKVQLKAWQLIGNLTGIRDKASLLGLLRNRETFRGLQQEKIGDESLDQLLGMRLHDLHNLTEMVEHQLSNDLTPLYSKMKMSLSSDPTMLSEHPAFKRTPSFSDSDIGKSQKKQKDLSRRADLGQVLSFLTSCMCFHLCFPAARLNAKSLDALKRSRAGSPDGEKPFKSSSLESSKSSLDVSESKGTVNLQSVVSTTQPPQSKTQRKSREESQESQKPMPQDYQSPEHLGDYVDVSLKVMRRVQMKKIMKAFKEMPLKKRAKVAKKKKSKAGKRVEEEEEGEDYEDQRKESEKGKEKRDEKKRKSDYLEQGKDETWRDDICRLTNMRISGSQEDLVENLGQKMVALAEERLDKQSPSWELFQAICPLLAPSQEEDEGEEEEEGVVLEEKEKESEAEVEDVGPQKPRKRKVFFSDIEGLTLQESKLKRHEWKLSRRQERLARKEKRLAKEEGDLAKIKEELARREEELAKKEKELAQLKAEPAREEEMLLRDKEEEQYEALGEKALLALRLFKDSMEENKDKMRLAREYKMREERRMARDMAKRVHRGHISKEDQLQAHEERAQRAAKQQMERERLELQEKEKQPQETTEHPLEKSGLYAVLELSEEEGPHEEELYEEGWPHEVGLPEVGPREKGPREKRRHEKRPSEEWPHEVRLSEKGRSKEKPSEKGPSKERPSEKGSSKERPSEKGPSKERPSEKGPYKERSFEKGLAKERAFEEGLHEVQLSEERPSEKGPAKERPSEKGPAKERPSQKGPAKERPSEKGPAKERPSEKGPAKERPSEKRPAKERPSQKGPAKERPSQKGLSKERPSEKGLSKERPSEKGPAKARPSEKGPSKERPSEKGPSKERPSEKGPSKEKPSEKGPYKERPSEKGRSKERPSEKGPSKERSFEKGLSKERPFEEGPHEEGPFEERPSEERPSEEGPSKERPFEEGLSKERPFEEGPYEEGLYEEGLSKEKPFEEGPYEEGLYEEGLSKERSFEEGLYEEGLYEEGLSTEKPFEQGPYEEGLYEEGLSKERPFEEGPYEEGLYEEGLSKERPFEEGPYEEGLYEEGLSKERPFEEGPYEEGLYEEGLSKERPFEEGPYEEGLYEEGLPKERSFEEGPYEEGLYEEGLPKERPFEEGPYEEGLYEEGLSKERPFEEGPYEEGLYEEGLSKERPFEEGPYEEGLYEEGLSKERPFEEGPYEEGLYEEGLSKERPFEEGPYEEGLYEEGLSKERPFEEGPYEEGLYEEGLSKERPFEEGPYEEGLYEEGLSKERPFEEGPYEEGLYEEGLSKERPFEEGPYEEGLYEEGLSKERPFEEGPYEEGLYEEGLSKERPFEEGPYEEGLYEEGLSKERPFEEGPYEEGLYEEGLSTEKPFEEGPYEEGLYEEGLSKERPFEEGPYEEGLYEEGLSKERPFEEGPYEEGLYEEGLSKERPFEEGPYEEGLYEEGLSKERPFEEGLYEEGLYEEGLYDDELYYKGMPLEQEGILPEKTLVWLQKQQKLTPEQIQLTQKKRWKKTELMEAEIDLSTKEKNLLLEEKQLAEEKAEVIREEKEKLQRKRMLLKEEMALSPDEESIGKDRLLSKKEKRRTLREKRRRVNKEEKAVTMDKKELFIEGILLKERKKKIHQEKKRIRREKKQLHKTGDTGLYALEEVSESSKQVGSGKKSSSSEESDHLSKDEWSEESMLELEEERLKPEEGKSRSEQMRQLWKERRRELSRVLRDVTEVEALAKSEEERAAMRRKLRQGRRLLRKERGLMEDEKELTKEESRKIEEEDLLIDKEIAKLSEDLLLEKKMDLRRLSLAHQGKRLANEERRLAKEENKLALLEKKIYSREMKLAKKEWKLAMAEQAKLQKEAGLKMTQEEVKETRELKNWLNWLQRKLQQLKKVMKLRKEQKARERQEQPLEKGPELEEEEEEEEEEEEEEEEEEEEEEEEEEEEEEEEEEEEEEEEEEDIYVIAVEGSPFISKEGILGKPFWKAAEKGPKKDMGLELLKPASFSKERREEKFQKTFKKLEVITPWEDLQDVASSWENIQKELYLARHKHMLQKLREQMVLEPEARGQEKEERVSLMKLHQLRKLKAPSYVAKKQEKKKKKTMTTMTEDRWKWFLLLQQIMLGEPTVGVADLDFTDDTLDLSQMDRVWLKSTLQKLQDREPLSQDTYQYLYQLLAKILSEKQMDWLHLASLQAITLPQRKLVDTGPALSEVDRRKITIGPGRLKVIPPIKREEPKPLLRREPLTAIPTTAAVTAPATSLATGISTTPSATTKRPRDSESWTKRFSMVFKDKGPLRMSSLQDLPQGASTYVEKLPLIWQLKRDLQTWRRKISSQWRHSRKQPKRASAIRPQDTLPWETFVALYHILVTLQERYKQDNTSWLAHFHQLLDLYHLRSTKVHVLFNELLQKKESPPLDILYKQALHTEDEVPGERLLYHFYCGSHRKIYQPRFQTVLPLPGRNQVHTILPTGSTPYGIMELTWKSLTHSDTCHARGLPRIPTPTPTPTPTSKP